In the Ensifer adhaerens genome, one interval contains:
- a CDS encoding ABC transporter permease: MNRLLTYLFRMALAAILAFITLPLVVVVAASFSPTSAVTFIPSEWTLQWYAALWTSRWLDPLLLSVELAVIVSLASGLLGVLGAYSVAYAKCPGHTAIMAFLLSPMSVPQIVKGVAIVLFLSSVGLYDLLGTPGLVMAHIILTLPYVVRMAATAMFGFDKRLDRAARVLGASITQRIRYVLLPLIRSGLFSGMTFAFIISFNNIPLSVFLVRPGQTTLPITVINHLEYSLDPVLAAVNVASLLFILGVIILFEKIGGFSAQFHGGSK; encoded by the coding sequence ATGAACCGACTGCTCACATATCTGTTCAGGATGGCGCTTGCCGCCATTCTTGCCTTTATCACCCTTCCGCTGGTGGTCGTCGTTGCGGCCTCTTTCAGTCCAACTTCGGCCGTGACGTTCATCCCGAGCGAATGGACCTTGCAATGGTACGCGGCACTATGGACTAGCCGCTGGCTCGATCCGTTACTACTCAGCGTCGAACTTGCCGTCATCGTATCGCTCGCTAGCGGACTCCTAGGCGTCCTTGGAGCTTACAGCGTCGCCTACGCAAAATGTCCGGGGCATACCGCCATCATGGCGTTCCTCTTGTCACCCATGTCGGTCCCGCAAATCGTCAAGGGCGTGGCGATCGTCCTGTTCCTGTCCTCGGTTGGACTTTACGACCTGCTGGGGACACCCGGCCTTGTAATGGCTCACATCATTCTGACGTTGCCCTACGTCGTGCGTATGGCGGCCACCGCGATGTTCGGCTTCGACAAGCGGCTGGACCGCGCGGCACGCGTACTGGGCGCCAGTATCACGCAGAGGATCCGATACGTGCTGTTGCCGCTGATCCGCTCCGGCCTCTTCTCGGGGATGACCTTCGCCTTCATCATTTCCTTCAATAACATCCCGCTCTCCGTCTTCCTGGTCAGACCCGGTCAGACGACACTTCCGATTACCGTCATCAACCATCTCGAATACAGCCTCGATCCGGTGCTTGCGGCAGTGAATGTCGCGTCACTCCTCTTCATCCTTGGCGTAATCATCCTTTTCGAAAAGATCGGCGGCTTCTCCGCCCAGTTCC
- a CDS encoding ABC transporter permease — MGMMIGISFQSPTEGSPTLASYSRFFSNDLVLAGLARTVVMSGLVAFCVTVLAYPLAYYLARSTSRWRTVIFALAIAPELAGVVLRTYGWLIILEDRGFINSALMWTGLITEPLPLSKNLLGVVVGLTHVILPFGVLSLLTSLQSINPNLEKSAQILGASRLAAIRHIILPLSVPGIVSSFLIGFTMAASAYATPALLGGAGFKVMATMVYEQVLFYLDWPFAAVMANVLLILMLAAGFVGSRLESRLHQKLHL, encoded by the coding sequence ATGGGCATGATGATCGGGATCAGCTTTCAAAGTCCAACGGAGGGCAGCCCGACACTTGCGAGCTACAGCCGCTTCTTCAGCAACGATCTGGTCCTTGCGGGCCTCGCCCGCACCGTCGTGATGTCGGGCCTCGTTGCGTTCTGTGTAACCGTCCTGGCCTATCCGCTCGCCTATTATCTGGCACGCTCCACATCGCGCTGGCGAACGGTCATCTTCGCACTTGCCATTGCGCCGGAATTGGCGGGGGTCGTGCTTCGCACCTACGGCTGGCTCATCATTCTCGAAGATCGCGGCTTCATCAATTCCGCCCTGATGTGGACCGGATTGATCACGGAGCCCTTGCCTTTATCGAAGAACCTTCTCGGCGTCGTGGTTGGGCTTACTCACGTCATCCTGCCATTTGGCGTGCTGTCGCTTCTGACGAGCCTGCAGAGTATCAACCCCAATCTGGAAAAATCGGCGCAAATTCTTGGCGCGTCACGACTTGCTGCTATCCGGCACATCATCCTGCCGCTCTCCGTGCCGGGAATCGTAAGCTCTTTCTTGATCGGCTTCACCATGGCCGCAAGCGCTTATGCGACCCCGGCCCTCCTTGGCGGCGCCGGCTTCAAAGTCATGGCCACAATGGTCTACGAGCAGGTGCTGTTCTATCTCGATTGGCCCTTCGCGGCGGTCATGGCGAACGTTCTTCTCATCCTGATGCTGGCCGCCGGCTTCGTCGGATCCAGGCTGGAGTCGCGCCTCCACCAAAAACTTCACCTTTAA
- a CDS encoding ABC transporter substrate-binding protein, which yields MRYTALCAPAIVSMVLAANGHAETLIVNSYGGPYETIIRERIIEPFEAKFGIEVIYDAVGSASQDYAKIKATNGRPGFDVVVMTASQSLEGCKEGLLEEFSPEEVPNLEHLSSVIAGVAGPCGAVHEVQYLSLLYRTDKLAERPNSWNALLDDGLKGKIILPTFQNVMAAYLMEIFSVAHGGDLLENVDPGFAAMAKLAGQSIGFEQSSSVMETYIKNGDVWAMPFWNGRAQLLVDSGLPVDYVLPREGSIPLLATLNVPKHAANRDAALKFVNFFLEKTSQEAWVTGYKVGSGRIDIEVPADIRAKQITTEADLKALLLPDLAAVATRLSAWGERWERDVVAAAK from the coding sequence ATGAGGTACACTGCGCTGTGCGCACCTGCGATCGTATCAATGGTTTTGGCCGCCAACGGCCACGCCGAAACGCTCATCGTCAACAGCTATGGCGGGCCGTACGAAACCATCATCCGGGAGCGGATCATTGAGCCCTTCGAAGCCAAATTCGGGATCGAGGTTATCTATGACGCCGTCGGTTCGGCCTCACAGGATTATGCCAAGATCAAGGCCACCAACGGGCGCCCCGGTTTCGATGTCGTCGTAATGACCGCTTCTCAATCTCTCGAAGGATGCAAGGAGGGCCTGCTTGAGGAATTCTCTCCAGAGGAGGTTCCCAATCTTGAGCATCTGTCGTCGGTAATCGCCGGCGTCGCTGGCCCCTGTGGCGCGGTTCACGAAGTGCAATATCTCTCGCTTCTTTACCGGACGGACAAGCTGGCGGAGCGTCCGAATTCCTGGAACGCGCTTCTGGATGATGGCCTCAAGGGCAAGATCATCCTGCCGACCTTCCAAAACGTGATGGCCGCCTACCTGATGGAGATCTTCTCGGTCGCCCATGGTGGCGATCTGCTCGAGAACGTCGATCCCGGCTTTGCCGCTATGGCCAAGCTTGCCGGACAGTCGATCGGCTTTGAGCAGTCATCCTCCGTCATGGAAACATACATCAAGAACGGCGACGTCTGGGCCATGCCCTTCTGGAACGGGCGCGCGCAACTTCTCGTCGATAGCGGCTTGCCGGTCGACTATGTCCTGCCGAGGGAGGGTTCGATCCCCTTGCTGGCAACCCTGAACGTGCCGAAGCACGCGGCAAACCGAGACGCAGCTCTCAAGTTCGTCAACTTCTTTCTCGAGAAGACCAGCCAAGAGGCATGGGTCACCGGCTACAAAGTCGGCAGCGGCCGGATCGACATCGAGGTGCCCGCCGATATCCGTGCCAAACAAATCACCACCGAGGCCGATCTGAAGGCCCTTCTGTTGCCCGATCTCGCGGCGGTCGCAACACGGCTCTCCGCCTGGGGCGAACGATGGGAACGTGATGTCGTCGCGGCGGCCAAGTGA